Proteins from one Hemiscyllium ocellatum isolate sHemOce1 chromosome 43, sHemOce1.pat.X.cur, whole genome shotgun sequence genomic window:
- the LOC132835044 gene encoding tissue-type plasminogen activator-like isoform X2 — MKIMILLSLFSICIDMSLQSYLLHTRKIRTLSRTDVCIESPFEIYRRGDTWLRIHRNKTQQCKCKRNAICYDVRTKDNKSNCINDKGKDYRGTRDYTVSGKECLQWDSFAVLQRKYNAQRSNALKLGLGSHNYCRNPSHAKKPWCYVQGSMYREYCDIPKCEKVESKCGQREYKMNKIVGGNEAAIESHPWQAALYITDSRSKSSYFQCGGSLIHSCWVLTAAHCIHPTISHSWYHVTLGKSSTNKPSKNEQTFSVEKIISHENFNDDSFDNDIALLKLKSQSGTCAIESKFVHPICLPSKCLIFSENTQCEVSGYGREAEFSPFYSKFLKEARVNLISQQKCRSPEYYGKKLTENMLCAAHHNWKEDACKGDSGGPLVCENNGRMNLYGITSWGDGCARPNKPGVYTRVLNYIQWIEENMI; from the exons ATGTATGCATAGAATCACCATTTGAAATCTACAGAAGAGGTGATACCTGGTTGCGAATTCACAGAAACAAAACACAGCAATGTAAATGCAAAAGGAATGCAATTTGTTATGATGTacgcacaaaag ACAATAAATCCAATTGCATTAATGACAAGGGAAAAGATTACAGGGGAACAAGGGACTATACAGTGTCTGGCAAAGAATGCTTGCAATGGGACTCATTTGCtgttcttcaaagaaaatacaatGCACAGAGGTCAAATGCATTAAAGTTGGGTCTTGGAAGTCACAACTACTGCAG GAATCCAAGTCATGCTAAAAAGCCTTGGTGTTATGTTCAGGGTTCAATGTACAGGGAATACTGTGATATCCCCAAATGTGAAAAAGTTG AGTCCAAGTGTGGCCAGAGGGAATATAAAATGAACAAGATTGTTGGAGGAAATGAGGCTGCCATTGAATCTCACCCTTGGCAAGCAGCACTCTACATAACTGATAGTCGATCCAAAAGTTCATATTTTCAATGTGGAGGAAGTCTGATCCACTCTTGCTGGGTTCTGACAGCTGCACACTGTATTCACCCAAC AATTTCCCACTCATGGTATCATGTAACACTGGGAAAATCTTCAACAAATAAACCTAGTAAAAATGAGCAAACATTTTCAGTGGAAAAAATAATAAGCCATGAAAATTTCAATGATGATTCCTTTGACAATGACATAG ctCTGTTAAAGTTAAAATCTCAATCTGGGACGTGTGCAATAGAGtcaaagtttgtccaccccatttGTTTGCCTTCTAAATGCCTTATATTTTCTGAAAACACTCAGTGTGAAGTTTCTGGATATGGGAGGGAAGCTGAGT tttctcCTTTCTACTCCAAATTCCTGAAGGAGGCTAGAGTGAATTTGATTTCACAGCAAAAATGTAGATCTCCTGAATATTATGGGAAGAAATTAACCGAAAACATGTTGTGTGCTGCCCATCATAACTGGAAGGAAGATGCTTGTAAA GGAGATTCTGGTGGACCTCTTGTATGTGAAAACAATGGACGAATGAATCTTTATGGAATAACCAGCTGGGGAGATGGGTGTGCCCGACCAAATAAACCAGGCGTTTACACAAGAGTTTTAAATTACATCCAGTGGATTGAAGAAAACATGATTTAG
- the LOC132835044 gene encoding tissue-type plasminogen activator-like isoform X3, protein MKIMILLSLFSICIDMSLQSYLLHTRKIRTLSRTECSTNKCLNGGSCAQHVYSKDYVCHCPEGYLGKHCEIDNKSNCINDKGKDYRGTRDYTVSGKECLQWDSFAVLQRKYNAQRSNALKLGLGSHNYCRNPSHAKKPWCYVQGSMYREYCDIPKCEKVESKCGQREYKMNKIVGGNEAAIESHPWQAALYITDSRSKSSYFQCGGSLIHSCWVLTAAHCIHPTISHSWYHVTLGKSSTNKPSKNEQTFSVEKIISHENFNDDSFDNDIALLKLKSQSGTCAIESKFVHPICLPSKCLIFSENTQCEVSGYGREAEFSPFYSKFLKEARVNLISQQKCRSPEYYGKKLTENMLCAAHHNWKEDACKGDSGGPLVCENNGRMNLYGITSWGDGCARPNKPGVYTRVLNYIQWIEENMI, encoded by the exons AATGCAGCACAAACAAATGTCTAAATGGAGGAAGCTGTGCTCAACATGTGTATTCGAAGGATTATGTCTGTCATTGCCCTGAGGGATATCTGGGTAAACACTGTGAAATAG ACAATAAATCCAATTGCATTAATGACAAGGGAAAAGATTACAGGGGAACAAGGGACTATACAGTGTCTGGCAAAGAATGCTTGCAATGGGACTCATTTGCtgttcttcaaagaaaatacaatGCACAGAGGTCAAATGCATTAAAGTTGGGTCTTGGAAGTCACAACTACTGCAG GAATCCAAGTCATGCTAAAAAGCCTTGGTGTTATGTTCAGGGTTCAATGTACAGGGAATACTGTGATATCCCCAAATGTGAAAAAGTTG AGTCCAAGTGTGGCCAGAGGGAATATAAAATGAACAAGATTGTTGGAGGAAATGAGGCTGCCATTGAATCTCACCCTTGGCAAGCAGCACTCTACATAACTGATAGTCGATCCAAAAGTTCATATTTTCAATGTGGAGGAAGTCTGATCCACTCTTGCTGGGTTCTGACAGCTGCACACTGTATTCACCCAAC AATTTCCCACTCATGGTATCATGTAACACTGGGAAAATCTTCAACAAATAAACCTAGTAAAAATGAGCAAACATTTTCAGTGGAAAAAATAATAAGCCATGAAAATTTCAATGATGATTCCTTTGACAATGACATAG ctCTGTTAAAGTTAAAATCTCAATCTGGGACGTGTGCAATAGAGtcaaagtttgtccaccccatttGTTTGCCTTCTAAATGCCTTATATTTTCTGAAAACACTCAGTGTGAAGTTTCTGGATATGGGAGGGAAGCTGAGT tttctcCTTTCTACTCCAAATTCCTGAAGGAGGCTAGAGTGAATTTGATTTCACAGCAAAAATGTAGATCTCCTGAATATTATGGGAAGAAATTAACCGAAAACATGTTGTGTGCTGCCCATCATAACTGGAAGGAAGATGCTTGTAAA GGAGATTCTGGTGGACCTCTTGTATGTGAAAACAATGGACGAATGAATCTTTATGGAATAACCAGCTGGGGAGATGGGTGTGCCCGACCAAATAAACCAGGCGTTTACACAAGAGTTTTAAATTACATCCAGTGGATTGAAGAAAACATGATTTAG
- the LOC132835044 gene encoding tissue-type plasminogen activator-like isoform X1, whose amino-acid sequence MKIMILLSLFSICIDMSLQSYLLHTRKIRTLSRTDVCIESPFEIYRRGDTWLRIHRNKTQQCKCKRNAICYDVRTKECSTNKCLNGGSCAQHVYSKDYVCHCPEGYLGKHCEIDNKSNCINDKGKDYRGTRDYTVSGKECLQWDSFAVLQRKYNAQRSNALKLGLGSHNYCRNPSHAKKPWCYVQGSMYREYCDIPKCEKVESKCGQREYKMNKIVGGNEAAIESHPWQAALYITDSRSKSSYFQCGGSLIHSCWVLTAAHCIHPTISHSWYHVTLGKSSTNKPSKNEQTFSVEKIISHENFNDDSFDNDIALLKLKSQSGTCAIESKFVHPICLPSKCLIFSENTQCEVSGYGREAEFSPFYSKFLKEARVNLISQQKCRSPEYYGKKLTENMLCAAHHNWKEDACKGDSGGPLVCENNGRMNLYGITSWGDGCARPNKPGVYTRVLNYIQWIEENMI is encoded by the exons ATGTATGCATAGAATCACCATTTGAAATCTACAGAAGAGGTGATACCTGGTTGCGAATTCACAGAAACAAAACACAGCAATGTAAATGCAAAAGGAATGCAATTTGTTATGATGTacgcacaaaag AATGCAGCACAAACAAATGTCTAAATGGAGGAAGCTGTGCTCAACATGTGTATTCGAAGGATTATGTCTGTCATTGCCCTGAGGGATATCTGGGTAAACACTGTGAAATAG ACAATAAATCCAATTGCATTAATGACAAGGGAAAAGATTACAGGGGAACAAGGGACTATACAGTGTCTGGCAAAGAATGCTTGCAATGGGACTCATTTGCtgttcttcaaagaaaatacaatGCACAGAGGTCAAATGCATTAAAGTTGGGTCTTGGAAGTCACAACTACTGCAG GAATCCAAGTCATGCTAAAAAGCCTTGGTGTTATGTTCAGGGTTCAATGTACAGGGAATACTGTGATATCCCCAAATGTGAAAAAGTTG AGTCCAAGTGTGGCCAGAGGGAATATAAAATGAACAAGATTGTTGGAGGAAATGAGGCTGCCATTGAATCTCACCCTTGGCAAGCAGCACTCTACATAACTGATAGTCGATCCAAAAGTTCATATTTTCAATGTGGAGGAAGTCTGATCCACTCTTGCTGGGTTCTGACAGCTGCACACTGTATTCACCCAAC AATTTCCCACTCATGGTATCATGTAACACTGGGAAAATCTTCAACAAATAAACCTAGTAAAAATGAGCAAACATTTTCAGTGGAAAAAATAATAAGCCATGAAAATTTCAATGATGATTCCTTTGACAATGACATAG ctCTGTTAAAGTTAAAATCTCAATCTGGGACGTGTGCAATAGAGtcaaagtttgtccaccccatttGTTTGCCTTCTAAATGCCTTATATTTTCTGAAAACACTCAGTGTGAAGTTTCTGGATATGGGAGGGAAGCTGAGT tttctcCTTTCTACTCCAAATTCCTGAAGGAGGCTAGAGTGAATTTGATTTCACAGCAAAAATGTAGATCTCCTGAATATTATGGGAAGAAATTAACCGAAAACATGTTGTGTGCTGCCCATCATAACTGGAAGGAAGATGCTTGTAAA GGAGATTCTGGTGGACCTCTTGTATGTGAAAACAATGGACGAATGAATCTTTATGGAATAACCAGCTGGGGAGATGGGTGTGCCCGACCAAATAAACCAGGCGTTTACACAAGAGTTTTAAATTACATCCAGTGGATTGAAGAAAACATGATTTAG